Proteins encoded within one genomic window of Amorphoplanes friuliensis DSM 7358:
- a CDS encoding alpha/beta hydrolase family protein, with the protein MDLKRTSILLVPALLLGLVTAPAAAAPVVCAAPVPSATQPGYTVADPACDLNGTPFTASASSRVYTGIRDGAAYRIEVPEAWNGQLVVFAHGYRGTGKVVSVDSPDLRAHYVAEGFAWAASSYQTNGYDVGQGVRDSYALIDRFRQVTGRSARSVVMTGKSMGGHITAVAIEEHPRAFTGAMPYCGVLGDTELFDYFLDAGVTAAALAGVEPSFPVEPGPWQAEVDRIVPALGLKGTLTGAGRTWSSVVERRSGGVRPGFAGAFSYWNAAPASDPALKMPFLFGVYPGLTGGTAGIADGNVTDNRFAFYRSTDGWPTAAEWQLNARVKRVRATDRASAGLDGIPRVDGRPRVPVLSLHDLGDLFVPFSMEQIYAQRAARNGRAQLFVSRAIRGVGHCDFTQPELQQGFDDLMTWVRTGRRPGGDAILDRRAVAAPGFGCRWTVGTRAAFGPACG; encoded by the coding sequence GTGGACCTCAAGCGGACATCGATCCTGCTCGTCCCGGCGCTGCTGCTCGGCCTGGTGACGGCGCCGGCCGCCGCCGCGCCGGTCGTGTGCGCCGCGCCCGTGCCGAGCGCGACGCAGCCCGGATACACCGTCGCCGATCCCGCGTGTGACCTGAACGGCACGCCGTTCACGGCCTCCGCGAGCTCGCGGGTGTACACCGGGATCCGCGACGGCGCCGCGTACAGGATCGAGGTCCCGGAGGCGTGGAACGGGCAGCTTGTCGTCTTCGCGCACGGTTATCGCGGGACGGGCAAGGTCGTGTCGGTCGACAGCCCGGACCTGCGCGCGCACTACGTCGCCGAGGGCTTCGCCTGGGCGGCGTCGAGCTATCAGACCAACGGGTACGACGTGGGTCAGGGCGTGCGGGACTCGTACGCCCTGATCGACCGGTTCCGGCAGGTCACGGGCCGGTCCGCGCGGTCGGTGGTGATGACCGGCAAGTCCATGGGCGGCCACATCACGGCGGTCGCGATCGAGGAGCACCCGAGGGCGTTCACCGGTGCGATGCCGTACTGCGGTGTGCTGGGTGACACCGAGTTGTTCGACTACTTCCTCGACGCCGGGGTCACCGCCGCCGCGCTGGCCGGCGTCGAGCCGTCCTTCCCCGTCGAGCCGGGCCCGTGGCAGGCGGAGGTCGACCGGATCGTGCCCGCGCTCGGGCTGAAGGGCACGCTGACCGGGGCCGGGCGCACCTGGTCGTCCGTCGTCGAGCGGCGCAGCGGTGGGGTGCGGCCGGGCTTCGCCGGGGCGTTCTCCTACTGGAACGCCGCGCCGGCCTCCGACCCGGCGCTGAAGATGCCGTTCCTGTTCGGGGTCTACCCGGGTCTGACCGGTGGAACGGCCGGCATCGCCGACGGCAACGTCACCGACAACCGCTTCGCCTTCTACCGCAGCACGGACGGCTGGCCCACGGCCGCCGAGTGGCAGCTCAACGCCCGGGTGAAGCGCGTCCGGGCCACCGACCGGGCGAGCGCCGGGCTGGACGGGATCCCGCGGGTCGACGGGCGGCCGCGCGTACCGGTGCTGTCACTGCACGACCTCGGCGACCTGTTCGTACCGTTCTCGATGGAGCAGATCTACGCCCAGCGGGCGGCGCGCAACGGCCGGGCGCAGCTCTTCGTGTCGCGGGCGATCCGCGGTGTCGGGCACTGCGACTTCACCCAGCCCGAGCTGCAGCAGGGCTTCGACGACCTGATGACCTGGGTACGCACGGGCCGTCGCCCCGGCGGCGACGCGATCCTGGACCGGCGTGCCGTGGCGGCGCCCGGCTTCGGCTGCCGGTGGACGGTGGGAACCCGCGCGGCGTTCGGCCCCGCGTGCGGTTGA
- a CDS encoding alpha/beta hydrolase family protein has product MQSPTIPARLRARRLFVTAAATLTLVAGSLTGATAAQAAENPYERGPAPTSAVLDASRGPFATSQQSVSSLSVSGFGGGVIYYPTSTSAGTFGGIAISPGYTASWSSISWLGPRIASHGFVVIGIETNSVFDQPSSRGNQLLAALDYLTTRSSVRTRVDASRLAVAGHSMGGGGSLEAAKDRPSLQAAVPLAPWNTTKTWSGLQVPTLIIGGESDTVAPVSSHSIPFYNSIPSSAEKAYLELNNASHFFPQSTNTPTGRQAVAWLKRFVDNDTRYDQFICPGPSSSSISDYRNSCPLT; this is encoded by the coding sequence GTGCAGTCACCGACCATCCCCGCCCGTCTCCGGGCCCGCCGGTTGTTCGTCACCGCGGCCGCCACCCTCACCCTGGTCGCCGGATCCCTGACCGGCGCGACAGCCGCGCAGGCCGCCGAGAACCCGTACGAGCGCGGCCCGGCCCCCACGTCCGCCGTCCTCGACGCGAGCCGCGGCCCGTTCGCCACCTCCCAGCAGTCGGTGTCGTCGCTGAGCGTCTCCGGCTTCGGTGGCGGCGTCATCTACTACCCGACCAGCACCAGCGCGGGCACCTTCGGGGGCATCGCGATCTCGCCCGGCTACACCGCCTCGTGGTCGAGCATCAGCTGGCTCGGCCCGCGAATCGCCTCGCACGGGTTCGTGGTGATCGGCATCGAGACCAACTCGGTCTTCGACCAGCCCTCCTCCCGCGGCAACCAGCTGCTCGCGGCCCTGGACTACCTGACGACACGCAGCTCGGTGCGGACGCGGGTCGACGCCTCCCGGCTCGCGGTGGCCGGGCACTCGATGGGTGGCGGTGGCAGCCTGGAGGCCGCCAAGGACCGGCCGTCGCTGCAGGCCGCGGTGCCCCTCGCGCCGTGGAACACCACCAAGACCTGGTCGGGCCTGCAGGTGCCGACCCTGATCATCGGCGGCGAGAGCGACACGGTCGCGCCGGTGTCGTCGCACTCGATCCCGTTCTACAACAGCATCCCCTCGTCGGCGGAGAAGGCCTACCTGGAGCTGAACAACGCCAGCCACTTCTTCCCGCAGAGCACCAACACACCGACCGGGCGGCAGGCGGTGGCCTGGCTCAAGCGCTTCGTCGACAACGACACCCGCTACGACCAGTTCATCTGCCCCGGACCGAGCAGCTCGTCGATCTCCGACTACCGCAACTCCTGCCCGCTGACCTGA
- a CDS encoding DUF427 domain-containing protein, whose translation MPDYPQLITPVDHQEPVPRRIRAMLGGRVVLDTTRAVYVWEFPPYPHFYIPAVDIDPDVLVDEDHVEHLRRGAARRIGLRAGGVDRPAAGRVYTGTGLARLDWDALDAWFEEDEEIFVHPRNPYTRVDAIRSTRHVHVELDGLVLAESASPVLVFETGLPTRYYLSRTAVDFTHLRSSATVTACPYKGRTTGYWSVEAGGTTHADLAWSYDFPTRELQPIAGLISFYNEKVDIVLDGVPLDRPVTHFS comes from the coding sequence ATGCCCGACTACCCGCAGCTCATCACGCCCGTCGACCACCAGGAGCCGGTCCCGCGCCGGATCCGCGCGATGCTCGGCGGCCGCGTCGTGCTGGACACCACCCGGGCGGTCTACGTGTGGGAGTTCCCGCCGTACCCGCACTTCTACATCCCGGCCGTCGACATCGACCCGGACGTCCTCGTAGACGAGGACCACGTCGAGCACCTGCGCCGCGGCGCAGCCCGCCGGATCGGCCTGCGAGCCGGTGGCGTCGATCGTCCGGCGGCCGGCCGGGTCTACACCGGGACCGGCCTGGCCCGGCTGGACTGGGACGCCCTCGACGCCTGGTTCGAGGAGGACGAGGAGATCTTCGTGCACCCGCGGAACCCGTACACACGGGTCGACGCGATCCGGTCCACGCGGCACGTGCACGTCGAGCTCGACGGTCTGGTGCTGGCCGAGTCGGCGTCCCCCGTGCTGGTCTTCGAGACCGGGCTGCCGACGCGGTACTACCTGAGCCGCACCGCGGTCGACTTCACCCACCTGCGGTCCAGCGCGACGGTCACCGCCTGCCCGTACAAGGGCCGGACCACCGGGTACTGGTCGGTCGAGGCCGGCGGGACGACCCACGCCGATCTGGCCTGGTCGTACGACTTCCCGACGCGGGAGCTGCAGCCGATCGCCGGGCTGATCAGCTTCTACAACGAGAAGGTGGACATCGTGCTCGACGGGGTGCCGCTGGACCGGCCCGTCACCCACTTCAGCTGA
- a CDS encoding 3-keto-5-aminohexanoate cleavage protein, which translates to MIRRIKACLNGDRAQGVPVTAAEVARAAAEAVAAGAEAIHVHPRDDHGAEFLAAADIGAAVAAVRGACPGTPVGVSTGLWITGGDVARRMAAVGGWAGLPVDRRPDFASVNVSEDGFADLARVLRGSGIAVEAGVWSAGEVGTLLGVPVDRILIEVLHTPAADAVASADTILERLDRLGVSGPRLLHGEEEACWPLIRHAGRLGLPTRIGLEDTLDLDDGSPATGNAELVARALEIWAKARLP; encoded by the coding sequence ATGATCAGGCGGATCAAGGCCTGCCTCAACGGTGACCGGGCCCAGGGTGTGCCGGTGACGGCGGCCGAGGTGGCGCGGGCCGCTGCCGAGGCCGTGGCGGCCGGGGCCGAGGCGATCCATGTGCATCCCCGTGACGACCACGGCGCCGAGTTCCTGGCGGCGGCGGACATCGGTGCGGCGGTTGCGGCCGTGCGGGGCGCCTGCCCGGGTACGCCCGTCGGCGTCTCCACCGGACTGTGGATCACGGGCGGTGACGTGGCGCGGCGGATGGCGGCCGTCGGCGGGTGGGCCGGGCTGCCCGTGGACAGGCGCCCGGACTTCGCGTCGGTGAACGTGAGCGAGGACGGGTTCGCCGACCTGGCCCGTGTCCTGCGCGGCTCGGGCATCGCCGTCGAGGCGGGCGTGTGGTCCGCGGGTGAGGTCGGGACGCTGCTGGGCGTACCGGTGGATCGGATCTTGATCGAGGTGTTGCACACGCCGGCGGCGGACGCGGTGGCCTCGGCCGACACGATCCTGGAGCGGCTCGACCGGCTCGGTGTGTCCGGGCCTCGGCTGCTGCACGGCGAGGAGGAGGCCTGCTGGCCGCTGATCCGGCACGCCGGGCGGCTCGGGCTGCCGACGCGGATCGGGCTGGAGGACACTCTCGACCTCGACGACGGCTCGCCCGCGACCGGCAACGCCGAGCTGGTCGCCCGGGCGCTGGAGATCTGGGCGAAGGCCCGACTTCCTTGA
- a CDS encoding SpoIIE family protein phosphatase — MESLRSAARRPSTEAGWATVDRAVGLLAGRTHCRLSEAHRHLLKMAADQNREVVDVAAGVISMLDVPEPGEDHGLPELRPAVLPALGGSPVRVVEPWLAVVQAVLDLLPGQAALLTPLRDRSGGLADFVYAATSPEAVAPDGRRGRQLVGTRLGEQFPETVISDRWEAYRRVLETGEPTVVGPVPFGEAVYTVRCHRLGSSLFLTWVQHGREQGDNDRIAVTERLGNLGWGEWDLVRGEVHWSAQLYRIYERDPALGPLRREESEALEVAEDLPLRLAAAEAFERGEQVDVTARIKVNGRIKYLRTVADAVRDGAGRPLRIFGIVQDVTARETSVRRLAEVEEQLDEHRRSLHAEHELAARLQQIILPIPEGPIELPGVKVAVRYLPAGQESLVGGDWYHAAALRDGSVLFAIGDVAGHGTQAATTMAQLRYSLRALAVTTSDPANLLGHLNRLTCDLDQERPETAATAIVARYEPAQRRLTWAQAGHLPPLLSRAGRTEPLARPSGPMLGVVEDARYECATLRMELGDVLMLYTDGLVEHRRRTLDEGLDAVIRTVDEAVAASPRQPLAELLSRLRQANPDDDTCILAFRPVTGETQDLRRYLRPG, encoded by the coding sequence ATGGAGAGCTTGCGTTCCGCGGCGCGCCGGCCTTCCACCGAGGCCGGGTGGGCCACTGTCGACCGTGCCGTCGGACTGCTCGCGGGACGGACGCACTGCCGGTTGTCGGAGGCGCACCGGCACCTGCTGAAGATGGCGGCGGATCAGAACCGTGAGGTCGTCGACGTCGCCGCCGGCGTGATCAGCATGTTGGACGTTCCGGAGCCGGGCGAGGACCATGGGCTGCCGGAGCTGCGGCCGGCGGTGCTGCCCGCGCTCGGCGGCTCCCCGGTCCGGGTGGTCGAGCCCTGGCTCGCCGTGGTGCAGGCCGTGCTCGATCTGCTGCCCGGTCAGGCCGCCCTGCTGACGCCGTTGCGGGACCGGTCGGGCGGTCTCGCCGATTTTGTGTACGCCGCGACCAGCCCGGAAGCGGTCGCACCGGACGGGCGCCGTGGCCGTCAGCTCGTCGGCACCCGGCTGGGCGAGCAGTTCCCGGAGACGGTGATCAGCGACCGCTGGGAGGCGTACCGGCGGGTCCTCGAGACCGGTGAGCCGACGGTGGTCGGACCGGTCCCGTTCGGCGAGGCCGTCTACACCGTGCGGTGCCACCGGCTGGGCTCAAGCCTGTTCCTGACGTGGGTCCAGCACGGCCGTGAGCAGGGTGACAACGACCGGATCGCGGTCACCGAGCGGCTGGGCAACCTCGGCTGGGGCGAGTGGGACCTGGTCCGCGGCGAGGTGCACTGGTCGGCGCAGCTCTACCGGATCTACGAGCGGGACCCGGCGCTGGGCCCGCTGCGCCGGGAGGAGTCGGAGGCTCTGGAGGTGGCCGAGGACCTGCCGCTGCGTCTCGCGGCGGCGGAGGCCTTCGAGCGCGGCGAACAGGTTGATGTCACGGCCCGGATCAAGGTCAACGGCCGGATCAAGTACCTGCGTACGGTGGCCGATGCCGTTCGTGACGGTGCCGGGCGTCCACTGCGGATCTTCGGCATCGTGCAGGACGTGACCGCCCGGGAGACCAGCGTGCGCCGGCTGGCCGAGGTGGAGGAGCAGCTCGACGAGCACCGGCGGAGCCTGCACGCCGAGCACGAGCTGGCGGCCCGGCTGCAGCAGATCATCCTGCCGATCCCGGAGGGGCCGATCGAGCTGCCCGGCGTCAAGGTCGCGGTGCGGTACCTGCCCGCCGGCCAGGAGAGCCTCGTCGGCGGTGACTGGTACCACGCGGCTGCGCTGCGTGACGGTTCGGTGCTGTTCGCGATCGGGGACGTCGCCGGGCACGGCACACAGGCAGCGACGACGATGGCCCAGCTGCGTTACTCCCTGCGAGCGCTCGCCGTGACCACGAGTGACCCGGCGAACCTGCTCGGCCACCTGAACCGGCTCACCTGCGACCTGGACCAGGAGCGCCCCGAGACGGCCGCGACCGCGATCGTCGCCCGTTACGAGCCGGCGCAGCGCCGGCTGACCTGGGCGCAGGCGGGGCACCTGCCGCCGCTGCTGAGCCGGGCCGGCCGGACCGAGCCGCTGGCCCGTCCGAGCGGGCCGATGCTCGGTGTGGTCGAGGACGCGCGGTACGAGTGCGCAACCCTGCGTATGGAGCTCGGTGACGTGCTGATGCTCTACACGGACGGCCTGGTCGAGCACCGCCGGCGCACCCTGGACGAGGGCCTCGACGCGGTGATCCGCACGGTGGACGAGGCCGTGGCGGCGTCCCCGCGTCAGCCGCTGGCCGAGCTGCTCAGCCGCTTGCGTCAGGCCAATCCGGACGACGACACCTGCATCCTGGCGTTCCGGCCGGTGACGGGGGAGACCCAGGACCTGCGCCGCTACCTGCGGCCGGGCTGA